In Hemiscyllium ocellatum isolate sHemOce1 chromosome 5, sHemOce1.pat.X.cur, whole genome shotgun sequence, the following are encoded in one genomic region:
- the LOC132816235 gene encoding protein rtoA-like produces MSRKSQNNTDSKSQDNMGSESQNNMGRATWNNTGNVSLSNTGNGSSNNTLSESQNNTDIESQNNTGNDFQNITGSSESWNDTGSESQNIIGSKYQNNTGSESLNNPGSESWNNTGSESQNIIGSKYQNNTGSDSQNNTDSESQKNTVSESRNMSKKSQNNTGCSVPWNNAGSESCINAGSESWNNTGSESQNNTGSVPWKNTGSKSQNNTDSESQSNTGSVPWNNAGSESCINAGSETWNNTGSNNSENNTGSESPNNTGSESQNNMVSGTENKMGSESWNNTVSKSLNNMDNKSQNNPGSESLNNADSESWNYAYRES; encoded by the exons ATGAGCAgaaagtcccagaacaacacggacagtaaGTCCCaggacaacatgggcagtgagtcacagaacaacatGGGCCGTGCgacctggaacaacacgggcaatgTGTCCCTGAGCAACACCGGCAATGGGTCCTCGAACAACACGCTCAGTGAGTCTCAGAACAACACGGACATTGAGTCTcagaacaacacgggcaatgACTTCCAGAACATTACAGGCA gcagtgagtcctggaacgaCACGGGAAGCGAGTCGCAGAACATTATAGGCAGCAAGtaccagaacaacacgggcagtgaatccCTGAACAACCcgggcagcgagtcctggaacaacacgggaaGCGAGTCGCAGAACATTATAGGCAGCAAGtaccagaacaacacgggcagtgattCCCAGAACAATACGGATAGTGAGTCCCAGAAGAACACGGTCAGCGAATCCCGGAACATGAGCAaaaagtcccagaacaacacgggct GCAGTGTGCCCTGGAACAACGCGGGCAGCGAGTCCTGCATCAacgcgggcagtgagtcctggaacaacacaggcagtgagtctcagaacaaCACAGGCAGTGTGCCCTGGAAGAACACGGGCAgcaagtcccagaacaacacggacagtgagtcccagagcaatacGGGCAGTGTGCCCTGGAACAACGCGGGCAGCGAGTCCTGCATCAACGCGGGCAGTGAGAcgtggaacaacacgggcagcaa CAATTCCGAGAACAACACCGGCAGCGAGTCTccgaacaacacgggcagtgaatcccagaacaacatggtCAGTGGGACCGAGAACAAAAtgggcagcgagtcctggaacaacacggtcAGTAagtccctgaacaatatggacaATAAATCTCAGAACAACccgggcagtgagtccctgaacaacgcggacagtgagtcctggaactaCGCGTACAGAGAGTCCTGA